Below is a genomic region from Fusobacterium canifelinum.
GCTACTATAGGTGCATATATAGTACTTTTACTTTTTTGAGCTAATATATAAAGAAACAATGTTACAATTACAAAAGCTATGAAAACTCCTAAAAATGTTAATAATTTATGATTATCTCTTTTTTCTAATACTACATAATTTTGTATAGCCAACTAATCCATCTCCTTTTTAGTTTTTTCCAAAAGTATTGACAATAGCTTCTAATAAATTAACTCTATGTATTAAGGCATTTCCACCTAGAACTAAAATAGGAGTTCCATCTTTTTCTTGAACTACTATTGAACCTAAACTTGTAAATATTTTATATTTATCCCATTCATAAGTTTCATCATCAAAAGTTATACTTTCTCTTGTAACTCTTATTTTTAAGGCTTGTTCGAATTTCTTTTTCATATATTTTTTTGAACCCCAAGCCATTAATCTTTGTTTAGGATCATTAAATAAAAATTCAACTACTTCATTATTTTCAAGTTTTTTCATAACTTTTGGAAAGTTGATATTGACAAAATCTTGTTGAAATAAATCAAAAGAGTGTCTAGCATAGTTTATTGCTGGAATAGCTTTCCAATTACCCTCATTATCAGTATATCTTATAGCCATAAATGAATTTACTCTATTATATGCTGGTATAAAGAAGTAATCTAATTTCTCATAAAAAATTTTTCCATTTTTTTTACCAACTTGAAAACCATCATCATAGTAATAAATTTTAGGATATAGTTTCATTAATAAATAAGGTAATATAAAAGCACAAAATATTAAAACTATTTCAGCTATAATTACTAACATTAAATATTTTCCACCAGTGGCTGAATAACCTCTTTCAAAATCCTTAATAAAAAATTTTGTTACTGAAAACAAAAAGAAAGTAAACAATAAAAAACAAGATAGTATTAAAATTTTTACTATTAATTTCATTCCTACTACTTTCTTTGCTTTTCCATAGTTTTCCATTTTATCACTCCTAACTTAAATTTAATAATTTTTTAATCTCTTTTTTTGTAAATTCTAGGTGAAACTAGAATTAAAAGTGGAATTATTTCTAAACGCCCTAACAGCATTCCTAAAGATAAAACAATTTTTGTAAATGGTGAATAGGATAAAAAATTTGATGTAGGACCAACCGCATCAAATCCAGGACCTATGTTGTTAAATGTTGCAAGCACTGCACTCACTGCAGTTATAAATGTGTCAGAATCCCAAGCAGTAATTAATAATAATATAAAAAGTGTAACTAAATAAAGTACAAAGTAGCTATCTACACCTTCAAGTATTCCCTTATCTAAAGTTTTTCCTTCAAGTTTAATATTTAACACTTTATTTGGATGACCTATTTTTTTAAATTCTCTTACAAATTTTTTTATAAGTATAGTAAGCCTAGAAACTTTAAATCCTCCTGCTGTTGAGCCTGCACAACCTCCACAAAACATTAAAAACATAAGAATAGTTTTTGAAAAAGTTGGCCATTTATCAAAATTTGCTGTTGAGAAACCAGTAGTTGTGATAATAGAAGATACTGTAAAGAATACATCTCTTATCATTTTTAAAATCGAAGAATAAAGAGGATAGATATTAATACAAATAAGCATAACTGCTATAAAAATTATACTTAAATAATATCTAGCTTCCTCACTTTTAAAAACTTGTTTAATGTTGCCTAAAATTAAAAGATAAAATAAGTTAAAGTTAAGTCCAAAAGCTATCATACCAACAGCAATTACATACTCTATGTAGGCACTATTATAAAAACCTATGCTTGTATTTTTACAACTGAATCCTCCTGTTCCAGCTGTTCCAAAGGCATGAATACAAGCATCAAATAAAGGCATTCCTCCTAATAACAAAAAAATTATTAGTATAATAATCATAGAGATATAAATTATATATAAAATTCTTGAATTATAACTCATTTTAGCAACAATTTTTCCTACAGTTGGACCTGGAACTTCTGCTCTCATTATATGCAATGCTTGATTATTTCCTTTAGGCAGTATTGCTAAAACTAAAACTAAAACTCCCATTCCTCCAACAACATGAGTGAAACTCCTCCAAAATAATATTGATTTACTTAAACTTTCAACTTCTGGTAGTATACTAGCACCTGTTGTAGTAAAACCACTGACACTTTCAAAAAAAGCATCTATCATATTTGGAATTTCTCCACTTATTACAAAAGGTAAAGCTCCAAAAAATGATATAAGTAACCAAGACAAAGCAACAATAACTAATCCTTCTTTTGAAAAAAAAGATTGATTTTCAGGACTTTTACCTGATAAAAAATAACTTAATACACATAAAATAATTATTGGTATAATATAAGCCATTGAGAGCTTTAATCCTTCCTTATAATAAATACTCACTGCAAGTGGAAACAGGAATAAAGCCATCATTAACTTAAATAGATTTGATATAACATAAGATATAATTCTGGTATTCATTTTTACTTCCTTTTATTTTTTTCAATTAACTCATCAGACATTTCTTTAATTGTTTCAATGTCTATTAAAGAGAATTGTTCTTCTGGGCTCATCTTAGAAAATTCTTCAAGTGAAAGAGATTTTTTTTCAACCATATCAATAGGAGATATTCCCATATTCTTTTCACTTGGGAAAGGGAGCCACTCTTTTAGTTCTGCACTTGGATTAAAAACAGCAAATGTAGGTATCCCAACACCTTGTGCTAAATGTCTTGCTCCTCCCTCATTTCCTATATAGTAATCACAATTTTCTAAAAATGGTACTAAATCTTTTATTGTAGGTGTTTCAATTGAAGAAAAAATATTCTTAGTATCTTCTATTTCTCTATGAATTTTTTGTATCTCTTCTTTTTGATCAGCTGAATAGAAAAATATTATTTGAGCATCATATTTATTAATTAAATGTTTTACAACTTCCTTCATTTTATCAATAGGATAAATTTTATGAGCTACTCTTGAATAAATTGAAAAAGCAATAACAGGCTTTGAAAAATCTACCCCTACTTCTAACATTTTTTGTCTGTATTTCTCTTTCTCTTTTTCTTCTGCAAAAAATTTAAAATCATAATCTTTTTTTACATCAAAACCAGCTTCCTCAAAAGGTGGAAGAAGCTGATTTAAAAATTTATCTACTTTATTTAAAGATTCTTTTTCTTTCATTCTATAATTATAGAAAATTCCTCTTTTCTTTTTATATCTTCCTATTCTAAAAGGAGTTTTTCTTGAAAACATACAAAATAATTCACTTTTTGGAGTAGACATAATATCAATTATAATGTCATATTTTTTTCTTGTAATATTATAAACTTTTTTTATGTATTTAAAAGGATTTTTCTGTTCTTTTTTATTTATAGTAATAACATTGTCTACATAGGGATGTCCTACAAAAAGTGGGCTAGCTTCTTCATATAATACAAAATCAACCTTTGAATTGGGAAATGTCAATTTCAATGAATGGCATAATGGTAAACTTAAAATAGCATCTCCTATTCTTTTAAATCTAATAACTAAAATATTTATATTGTCATTTTGACTAAACATAAATACTACTCTCCTTTTTCATCATTTTCATCTATTTCTAAAAATTCTTCTACTATTGTTTCATCTTCACTATCTATTTTTTCATCTTCATTTCCAAATCTTTTATAGAAATATGTAAGTATATTCAAAAGAACATAAGTATAAGAAATAATAAATACACTGTAATCTAATGTCCAATACATAGATACTAACAATCCTAAAATAATAGTTAAAGCTAATTTTTTAGGAACAAATGAAAAAGTTTTATCAGGAGTTCTAAATGGTATAGTACTTACCATTAGGCTTGCTG
It encodes:
- a CDS encoding TrkH family potassium uptake protein, translated to MNTRIISYVISNLFKLMMALFLFPLAVSIYYKEGLKLSMAYIIPIIILCVLSYFLSGKSPENQSFFSKEGLVIVALSWLLISFFGALPFVISGEIPNMIDAFFESVSGFTTTGASILPEVESLSKSILFWRSFTHVVGGMGVLVLVLAILPKGNNQALHIMRAEVPGPTVGKIVAKMSYNSRILYIIYISMIIILIIFLLLGGMPLFDACIHAFGTAGTGGFSCKNTSIGFYNSAYIEYVIAVGMIAFGLNFNLFYLLILGNIKQVFKSEEARYYLSIIFIAVMLICINIYPLYSSILKMIRDVFFTVSSIITTTGFSTANFDKWPTFSKTILMFLMFCGGCAGSTAGGFKVSRLTILIKKFVREFKKIGHPNKVLNIKLEGKTLDKGILEGVDSYFVLYLVTLFILLLITAWDSDTFITAVSAVLATFNNIGPGFDAVGPTSNFLSYSPFTKIVLSLGMLLGRLEIIPLLILVSPRIYKKRD
- a CDS encoding glycosyltransferase family 9 protein translates to MFSQNDNINILVIRFKRIGDAILSLPLCHSLKLTFPNSKVDFVLYEEASPLFVGHPYVDNVITINKKEQKNPFKYIKKVYNITRKKYDIIIDIMSTPKSELFCMFSRKTPFRIGRYKKKRGIFYNYRMKEKESLNKVDKFLNQLLPPFEEAGFDVKKDYDFKFFAEEKEKEKYRQKMLEVGVDFSKPVIAFSIYSRVAHKIYPIDKMKEVVKHLINKYDAQIIFFYSADQKEEIQKIHREIEDTKNIFSSIETPTIKDLVPFLENCDYYIGNEGGARHLAQGVGIPTFAVFNPSAELKEWLPFPSEKNMGISPIDMVEKKSLSLEEFSKMSPEEQFSLIDIETIKEMSDELIEKNKRK